The sequence below is a genomic window from Cygnus olor isolate bCygOlo1 chromosome 7, bCygOlo1.pri.v2, whole genome shotgun sequence.
acatgctctaaacttttgggcagacctgtgcggtgccaggagttggacttgatgatccttatgggtcccttccaactcgggatattctatgattctatgattctatgtaaaATAGAGTTTCTcctaagaagaaataaagaaaaagaaacacagcctggtggcagactccaaagaaattatttagacCCCTAAAAATGAGTTCTTTTCACAAGTGCTGAGTACTGCCAACCCCCACTGTTGTTATGATACAGCTCCTAAGACTGGACATTGTTTGACTGCATGTTCTTGCAAAGAAATACTAAGAATATGCAGTAGGTCAAAGTGGCTCTTTATCTTTGTGCAGAGATAAGGGCTGCTGTTCCTCCTAGGAAACAGTGTCTTAGAAGCGGAAGGCTGTGCTTCTTATCATTCAAGTATGTGCCATAAAGGGGTAAAAATAGGGACATTGAGGATAAGAAAGATGAAACCAAGGCACCTGCTACCCACAGAAGGAAACTTGGGAATGAGATGAGATGGAGAGTCTCGTCTGTTTTGGAAACTGCAAAACTTCACTTAGAGGAGtaaataatttgcattaaagTGATCTGCAAAAGCCTCTGAGATTACTGACATGAGAAAAGGCTTGCAGAATTTAGACTCCTGACTTTATCATGCAGACCAAATTCAGCTCACTGAGTTTTACAAAAGttgaaaatgtcagaattgGATGACAGAGTTATATGTCTGTATCTATTAAATGTATACAGGACATCCTCAATCCCATAGGCTGCTTTGAAGATACTTTGGTTTGTGACCTGAACTGATTTAAGAGAAAAGTTCAAATAAGGTATTCAGATTATATCACTGTTAGAAATAATGCATGGTTCTTTCAGTCTCACAAAATTTTAATTCATGATACATAATGCAGACTATTTACAGTGATTGccattttttaaatgccagcTTTCCTTCAAAAGAAGCAGCACCAACAGCTAGCCCAATGCTGTGCTCCAAACCTTGTTTGCAAggattttcatttgcattactAATGTACAGAtttacagagagcagaaaggggTGTATTCTTAGAGCTTCTGCCTTGTATACTACCTGCAGCCACATTCCGCCACTTTCATCCCTTCATAGTTATATATCAACGTGGGTACCCCAGCATCATCCTTATACAGAATAGAGATGGAATCCAATTTGGTTGGTACACAGCAGGCCTTAGAAGCTTTCTTCGGGTTTTGGAGGTGCACCAGAGTTTGGACAATAGCGTGTTTTGTTGGGGTAACGTTATCTGTCAGAGGGAAGAAGCAACCTCCTTTGCACTCAAAAGCCTCATAGTCTTTGGGAGCGATGATCCAGGAATCCCAGCCAATCTCCTCGAAGTTCACATGGAGGGAAGTTCTCCGGCAGTGGTTGGCTACGATGCTTCTCTTGCTTCTGGAGGAATGCCGGCGGGGCCCAGTGACGGCCTTTCCCTCTCGTGGTTCTTCTTCAGACGAAGTGTTGTTCTTTCCTAATTTATTTAGTACATTTTCTTGTTCATGAACAATCATCTCCCGGAGCTCCACTTTGGTCTCTTTTGTCCCATTGCTGCGGTCATTGGAGAACACTATTAACAggggcagattttttttgtcaggagTAACACTGATATCCAGCTTCCCACAAGTGAAACCACCCAGAGCCTTACTCTCTATAACAACCTCTAGCTTGTTTTTAGTCTTCAGTTTGTCTGCCCTGACCCATCTTTTCACAGCGCTGGACACTTCAAACATCTCCCAGCCACACTCCTGGATATTGTGGGAAACGAGGAAAGATTTTGTGCTTTCTGGGTTTTCCCAGTGGTCTCCATCTAGAACATCATAAATGACCATGTTGCCTTCCAGTCTAGACAGAGACCCAACTTCCCTGTGACAGGAGATAAAAATTCTC
It includes:
- the GDF2 gene encoding growth/differentiation factor 2; translated protein: MHYFGVLAALSVFNIIACLTRGKPLENWDKLSAMGKSDAPIHDPGEVEDETHFDFKSFLENMKTDLLRSSNLSRVPSQVKTKEEPPQFMIDLYNRYTADKSSIPASNIVRSFSTEDVVSLASPEENPFQKHILLFNISIPRYEEITRAELRIFISCHREVGSLSRLEGNMVIYDVLDGDHWENPESTKSFLVSHNIQECGWEMFEVSSAVKRWVRADKLKTKNKLEVVIESKALGGFTCGKLDISVTPDKKNLPLLIVFSNDRSNGTKETKVELREMIVHEQENVLNKLGKNNTSSEEEPREGKAVTGPRRHSSRSKRSIVANHCRRTSLHVNFEEIGWDSWIIAPKDYEAFECKGGCFFPLTDNVTPTKHAIVQTLVHLQNPKKASKACCVPTKLDSISILYKDDAGVPTLIYNYEGMKVAECGCR